Genomic segment of Verrucomicrobiota bacterium:
GACTTATCTGGAAACACACGGATCCAAAGTTTGCCTTTTCTTTTCATATTACGGGTAATCGCAACACGTGCAGCCTCAATCTGGGTATTCTTTAACCAGCAACGGTCAAGGGCCTGTAACCCGAATTCACCGTAATCGATCTTTAAATTTCTAGTGGCAAATCCCGCACGGTTCCCGCGCTGGGTTTTACGATATTTTACTCGTGATGGCATTAACGGCATAACTTTATAATCCCTCTAAAAATTAAGGTGCTACTATCTCCGGTTCGGCATCTTTATTCGGCTTACGTTTTGGAGGCACGGGTGCTTTACGTTCTTTTAGTCCTCGGCAAACCCAGACCTTCACACCGATTTTTCCGGCAGCAGTATTAGATTCTGCAAATCCATAATCTATGTCTGAGC
This window contains:
- the rplP gene encoding 50S ribosomal protein L16 — translated: MPLMPSRVKYRKTQRGNRAGFATRNLKIDYGEFGLQALDRCWLKNTQIEAARVAITRNMKRKGKLWIRVFPDKS